In Pseudophryne corroboree isolate aPseCor3 chromosome 2, aPseCor3.hap2, whole genome shotgun sequence, the sequence catgcggcgcccattaagagtggcgccctgcgcggctgctctattggaacatgcctggagccggccctgacactgagcacagatatggagcttttcaggcagagaacgtagatatttgcagcacactgagtacagatatttgcagcacactgagcacaggtattttcagcacactgagcacagatatttgcagcacactgagcacagatattttcagcacactgagcacagatacggagcttttcagggagagaaagcagccacatcctctccgttcaatctccaatgcacgagtgaaaatggcggcgtggctctttatatggaatacgaatctcgcgagaatccgacagcgggatgatgacgttcagccgcgttcaggttaatcgagcaaggcgggaagatccgaggctgcctcggacccgtgtaaaataggtgaagttctctAGTAGCCATAGAGACCATTGTGCTTTatacccaatgcagggaaatggcgctgatgatgagctcatttgaatgtatgtatctctgatttctttcccccccccccccccaagaatggaacAGCTATTTAATAGGGGTAAGgtgaaatcagggagattgatgggctattcagggagtcagggagatcgctgctatttcagggagtctcctgcagaatgagggcgggtaggcaactatgcagtgtggactaattcggacctgatcgcagcagcaaaattgttctctaatgggcaaaacaatgtgcagtgcaggtggggcagatgtaacatgtgcagaaagagttagatttgacaGTTAGATGTAACCCTAATCATTTTGTGTCTATTAAAAATTGTTTCTTTATTTTAGTCTCAAGTACTAAACTGCAGCTGCAGCGCGTTCCGTTATGGTGAATTCTACGGTGATCACCACGGCGACCAAGGCTGCCTTCCTGCACTCAGACCCACTCTACTTGGTCCTCTTATCTCTCCTGCTCATCTGTTTCTGCATCTTCATCGTCTTCATGGTGATAATCCTAAGTGTCTACTTCACGTCTTCTCACATGCAGGATGAACCTCGCTACATCCTCTTCATCCACATGCTCATTAATGACGCAGTGTATCTTATTGTAGTCATCTCAGTCTTCTTCGTGTCAGCGTATTTAATTTATTCCCCTGTTCCGGTTTGCTACATACTGGTCATAATGTCCTCCTTGGGTTTAGCGGTGACTCCGGTCAACCTCGCGGTCATGTGCCTGGAGCGGTACATTGCCATCTGTTTCCCGCTACGGCACGCATTGATTTGCACCAGACAGAAGTCGTTTTGGGCCATTGCGGTGATTTGGATGATTGGACTGACACCTAATTTCACCGATTTCATTATTTTGTGCTTTTCAGTGGAACAAGACTTTTTTTCTGTTTATTGTCTGTGCGCAAAATCCGTATTTATAAGAAGCCAAGCCCAAAGCACCTTGTGGTCCCTGACTTATGCCTTAACGTTTTCCCTGGTGGGGCTGATCATCGTCTTCACCTACATCAAGATCATGCTGGTGGCTGTGAAGCTAGACTCAGGGAAGGCTTCTGCTTCCAAGGCTGGGAGAACTGTCATACTCCATGTTCTTCAGCTCCTCCTGTGCCTGACCGCTTTCTCTTACCCCCTGACAGAAGCATATCTCCGCAAATATCTTTACATGTTACCTTTCATcaactttttctttttcatttgtctCCCAC encodes:
- the LOC134989721 gene encoding odorant receptor 131-2-like, with the translated sequence MVNSTVITTATKAAFLHSDPLYLVLLSLLLICFCIFIVFMVIILSVYFTSSHMQDEPRYILFIHMLINDAVYLIVVISVFFVSAYLIYSPVPVCYILVIMSSLGLAVTPVNLAVMCLERYIAICFPLRHALICTRQKSFWAIAVIWMIGLTPNFTDFIILCFSVEQDFFSVYCLCAKSVFIRSQAQSTLWSLTYALTFSLVGLIIVFTYIKIMLVAVKLDSGKASASKAGRTVILHVLQLLLCLTAFSYPLTEAYLRKYLYMLPFINFFFFICLPRCISPLIYGVRDEVFGRCIKRLVLCERLRTIPNVAAA